One Odontesthes bonariensis isolate fOdoBon6 chromosome 12, fOdoBon6.hap1, whole genome shotgun sequence genomic window, GCAAATCTCTGATGAGAAACCCATTTTGGCCATTCTTTGTCCAGTGTAATGAATTATATTGAGAGTTTTATATTGAATGGTTTGTAGGTTTACATTTTTAGTAATGAAAGACCAATTCGTTGGGCATGTTTCGGACAGTTCTCTGCGCCGTGAGTTGAAGCAGTTGATGCGCAGGCAGCCTGACCACACCTTGCTTGTGCAGGTGGAGGCGATCCGGTGGGAGCATGAAGGCTTACCTGGTGGTGTGAGAGGCCACAGTCAGTCAGTCCCCTCAGTGTATGGTGTCCAATTGACCCATCCCACGTGACGTCACAACAAAAGCATCAGCCATTTTGGACGTGAAAACAAGTAGTCTACCACAGCCAACAACGGAGGAGCGAGgaacattcaaaggaaaatatcgattcgatcagtaaggtttacatcatgccggcatattgttgcgcgcctgggtgtaccaacagtcagcagacgaggaaagatttgtctttttaccgGATCCCCACTGACCTTGAGCAACAGAGAAGATGAGTCGCGGCGATCAATAGGAAAGACTGGCAACCTTCAGTATACCAGCGGTTGTGTAGTGACCACTTTGTTGGAGGTAAGTGTCGAATAaagatatataacatatacatatacatgcaaaataaagataaagcctgagagGGATTTTCCACGGCACACCAGATGATCTCTCACGGCACACAAGTGTTCCCCCGTGCCATTTCAGGGTTGCCTTTCTACTAGATAAAACATAACACAGCGCCTTTAGTaaagcactacgacttggtcattgcagTTCTCGTAATAGCAAGATTATAACACCGTGTCAACGGGTTTACATGTCGATAATCCTGGTGAACaacgttaaatgaaaaatgtaaacaaaccttagctgtaaaaagatggcgcccaccggctccagggacgatccactggtaaaggcaggtcacatagcccgacacaaaatatttttagGCATCCAAACTCTTGTATGCCTTTAGATCCTTTCCCGTGTATGGCGATGggttttttacaacataaatataaaggtcGTGGGGGCCGAAGTCGGGTAAAGACAAGGCGGTGGCATGCTGTCGGACGTCTGTAAACAGCCCTAGTGGAAGCAAGTATACGTCGTTTTCTAAACCTCCAATTTTCAGCTTCTCCAaatacctctccctctgctggcccactaaatgcccgacctcgctggatagtggagtttttttctgcatcttgttttttcttcttttattaaaTTTTCAGTCTGTCTATATCGTTACTGTTACTATCGTTACTCGCAAATCGTTGTCTTCTATACGTCCAAAACGGCGGTTGCTTTACGAAAGTCACGTAACTGGGAAGGGTAAATATGGTGTTCACGGTGGGCCCCTCCTTGGCTGTTGTACCATCTTCAGCGTCTGAGATGGGtgagatgcaggagatgttgaaGCGTCAGCAGGAGCAACTTAATCAGGTGATGGCATGCATTGCTCAACTGCAGAAACTCCCGCAGTGCAGTCGTCCATCTCGCACAGGTACCCTCGTGTGCAGGCATTGCAATCAGACATTTTGCACAAGAGTGTGATTGGGTGCGTGCTTCCCCTCGCTCACAGTTCCCCTCACGACCTCCCTCAAATCATGGTCGGCAGTCTGATTCTACTTTGTGGCGGGAAACTTGTGCCCACTAAGCTGCAGAGCCACAGTTTAGGTGGGGCCGTTACTGGCTCGCAATCTGTTTCAAGTAAATTAGATGCTGGTGGGTTGATCTGATCATGTTCTCATTTGGATCTGGACATGGGTGGAGTGAAAGTTCCTTGTCTGGTAGATACTGGTTCCATGGTGTCTACCATTTCTGAGATCGTTTTCCACCAGCATCTTGAGCTGTGGGGTCAGAAGCGCCTCCATTATTTCATTGTTTGAAGCACAGAACTCTGACAAATTGATGCCCCGCTGTGGTGTTTTAGTTGTGAGGGATCCCCATTATGGTGGACTGGCTAGTGTGCCTGGTGTCTTAGGGATGAATGTTATTCATAAATGTTATCAAGAGCTTTTCAGGCAGCATGGTGCCACTTAATTCTCCCAGTTGTGTGTCTCCGAGGCTCCCAGTTAGGTAGGTCAGGCATTGTAACAGTGCCATCGCACTGGTGTTCGAGCTTCTTCGGACAGGCGGGGGAAGGTAAAGGTAAGGGGTAAGAGAGCCTGGTGGACTCCTGGTGGCGTCATGAAGATCGTGGCTGGCACATGTTCTGAACCGTAAACAGGTTCTACTGTACATTTTGAACACTTCGATGTTGGTTTGCCAGCTGGGTTGCTTGCTTATCCTGCTTTGGCAAGAGTGATTAGAGGCACAGCCTACATACAAGTCATTGATGTTGGCTCCACTGATGTTGTGTTGTATCCCCACACTGCTGTTGGAACACTGGATGtcttaaatgttttaaatttaCCTTCAGGGGTGACTGAGGTGCCCTCAGGCGGGGCCACCATGTCATCTCAAATGGCTCTTCCCAGTGTTCTGCAGCAGATAGAGAGCATTGACCTGTAGTCTTTGTCTGCTGGGGAACAGGGTCAGGTGAGGTCTTTGCTTGAGCAGTATACCGGTGTTTTTTCAGGCCACAATGGAGATTTGGGTTGTACCAACCTCATATCCCATGACATTCCCCTGGTGGATGATACACCCATGAGGCAATGCTATAAGGGTATTCTACCCTTGGAATATGAGCTTGTAAAAGAGCACATCAATCAGCTCCTCTCAAGTCAAGTTATTCAGGAGAGTAGTAGCCCCTATATGTCCCTTATTGTGTTGGTGCAGAAGAAGGATGGCAGGCTACGCATGTGTGTGGATTACAGGCAGCTAAATAGTAAGACGCAAAGAGATGCCTTTTCTCTGCCACGCATAGAGGAAACACTAGAAGCCTTGTCGGGTACTTGCTGGTTCTCCACCCTGGACATGGCCAGTGGTTACAATCCGACCGTCAGGTGCAATCCGACCGACCAAAGACCAGATTTGGTACACGATTGGTTCGTTTGAGTGGAACAGAATGGTGTTCGTACTCTGCACTGCAACTGGCATGTTTCAAAGATTGATGCAGGGCATCTTTGGAGACCAGCAGTGCCAGTCTTTATTGTTGCATCTTGATGATATTGTGGGGTTTTCCTCTTCTGTGGAACAACACCTGGAGAGACTGAAGGTGGTGCTGGGGGGCTTCAACATGAGGGCTTAAAAGCTAATATGAATAAGGGTTCCTTATTTCAAAATGAGGTAAGTTTTTTGGGTCATGTGATCTCTGGTGACGGCGTCAGCACTGATCCGAATAAGATTGAGGTGGTTGCCAATTGGCCGATTCCGTTTAAGGCCTCGGAGCTACAGCCTCTCCTCGGTTTCACTAGTTATTATCGGCAGTTTGTGGAGGGATTCGCTAAGctggaatcaaatcaaatcaaatttatttatatagcacatttcatgtacaaacaattcaaagtgctttacataaaatacaagcattgcagcagggagctGGAAGCCCCTCTGCATAAGGCTGTGGCTTAGTGTGGTGGCACCAAGGCTAGTAAGATGGCTGGTAAACAACATGGTAGGTGTTGGACTGACGAGTGTCATCAGAGCTTTGAAACACTGAAAGCTAAGCTAAGCACAGCACCAGTGTTGGCCTATGCTGATTTTGCCCTCCCGTTTATTCTGGAGGTCAATGCCAGCTTGGGAGCAGTGCTGTTTCAGGTACAGGCAAGCAGGACGAGGCCGATAGTTTATGCTAGAATGGGCCTGAGATCCACCGAAAGGAACATGGTGAAGTATGATTCCATGAAACTTGAGTTCCTGAGCCTTAAATGGGCTATGACAGAAAAGTTTAGGGAATACTTGTTGGGTAATAAGTGTATTGTACATACTGACAACAACCCTCTCAGTCAATTTGTCTTCTGCCAAATTGGCAGCCACTGAGCAGGGATGGGCAGCTTAAGTATTGGTCTGGGAGTACTAATACCAACGCCAATACTCTTTCTCGTCAATATCCACCTGGCACCCAGAATGTGGAGGCCATGCTTCCAGACATTGCTTTGCCCAAGCCTCTACAACAAGCTTTGGGGTTGAGGAAGGTCTAGGCCGCTCAGATAGCCATGCCACAGAACACCACCTCTGAGCTTTGTCCTTCTCAACAGACTGACCCTGTTATGCAGGAACTTTTGGAGATTTGTGGGAGGATAGGCGTCCCAACCGAGAAGAGCGGGCAAGGCTGTCCTTGTCTGCACTGGCTCTGCTTCGGCAGTGGGACCGCCTGGTTGAGAGGGATCGAGTTTTGTACCGTAAGGTGTTCCGCTCAGATGGTGCTGAAGCTGTGTTCCAGCTGTTGTTCCCTAGCACATTGATTTGTGAAGTTTTGACCCAAGTTCACCAGGAGCATGGGTACCAGGGCGTGGAGCCGACGTTGGCACTCCCATGTACCCGATGCTACTGACTTGGTATGTCCTCTGATGTGGTTGGATGGTGTCATACATGTGAGAGGTGTCAGGCGGCCAAGGATGTTCACCCCCAAGCTTACAGCCCCATGGGGCATTTGATGGCGTCATGTCCCAATGAAATCCTGGCCATTGATTACACCACTCTGGAACCTGCTCAAAATGGTGTGGAGAATTTTTTGATCCTGACAGATGGTTTTAGTAAATAAACTGTAGCTGTTCCAACTAGGGATCAACGTGCGGTCACGGTGGCCAGGGTCCTTGTGTCTGAATGGTTTTATAAGTTTGAGGTTCCTGCAAGGTTGCACTCAGATTCAGGGCAACAGGGGCATCAAAATGTCACAGGCATTTGCATATTGCCATGGGGACGGTGGTGTTGCAGTAACTCCCAACGGAGCACCGCCGCTCAAAGGATCGACAAAGTCCCTGAGGCCCTGCGCTATCGCCTGGAACTCAACCTTTAAGCTCAGATCAAAGATTTCAGATCCAAGATGGCACTTGTGTACAGCTCTGCCATAACTCGACTGTTCTTATTTCAACTTATGCAGTCGTATCAGCCCTTGCCCCCTGTGATGGTGCCTCTGCTGTATGGGCCTACGATCGCGCTTCTCTTCTTTATATCAAAGAGTCAATGGAGTGCCGCTTAAGTGATTGGGATATCTTAAAACAAACGTTTCCCCCACCAATCAGTTAAGAATAatttttatttctgttataTTCAGACACTGGTTTAAACCGTTGGCTtgcagcaagagggttcctggttcagttCCCAGCTCGATTCTTTCTTGGTggaatttgcatgttctccctttGTATGCATGGGTTCGCTCTAGGCCTCCACTGAGAATAACAATAAAGGATATTGTGCATCTCCATTGCAGAACAGTATACCCAACAGCACACACGGAATATACAGAGTAATACAGATGTCCTGATACTAATAAGCTGAAATGGGACATACAGTATGTCACCTGTCATGTCTGTcgctgaggaggaagagcagtcgtgTGCCTATCGGAAGGTGAAGTGTCCAATGCCTCCATCtgtgtgtcaatgtgtgtgacAGACAAAAAGCACTGCAGAGCCTGTAACACTATATAGACTGAGCTGTTCTGTACTCTATCAACCATTACATTTGGAATGTTATTATACAAGCGTTCTAGTCATACACTTCATGTGAGGCCTTCAAAAAGATTACCTGGGAAGATACAAACTAGACTGACACAGAAAGGTGGAACTTCAAATATATTTATGGATGTTTGCATGTAATTTTAGTCCTAATTTCAGAATCGTTACACCCCAGTGATTACAGCGATTAATCTGCTGTCACAGTAATAATACTGCAGTGTTGATATGCTCCTCTGAAAGTAGGAAAACATCCTCTTACGTACATTTAAATATCATTGGAATAGTTTAAGAAACATgttaaattgaaaaaataacagcCCTCAGAACAAACGTCCTTCCTTAATGCAAATTATGTATTTCGCTTTTTTAACAAAAGTAAACCCACTAAACACATTTGAACTTGATGTAACTGATGATGTGTTTGTAAAAACAGAGAAACTCAAAGTATCTTCATATCTAAATACTATTACCTGTGTTGAGCTCAAGTGTCATTAAGTGTCTTTACATCATGTTGATGTCACAGGAGTCAGGCTTCAGTATCTGAAGTGTTACAATGAGCTTAATAGATTTCCTGAACCAGGGGTAAAAAAAGACATAGATTATGGGATTTAGACAGGAGTTAAAGTACACAAGACAAATTACAAAAGTTGCAGATGAAGCACTGAGAGAGCTATCTTGACCTGACAGAGCAACACAATAAAATGGGCACATACACAGTAGAAACACAACCACAACAACACCGAGAGTCCTGGCTGCTTTCAGCTCAGATCTCTTTGCAGTTACTGAGTGTTTGAGATTGGTGGCGGTGATATGAGAGCGCATGGCCCGAGCCTGAGACACAGCCACCACAAATACTCTGATATACAGAACTATAATTACAGCAATGggaaaaatgaaggaaaaagtcagatctgCATATCCTGCAATGTAGTTGATAACAAAGGCACATTCTCCAAAGCAGGAGTTATACCTGCCTGGTTGTTTCAGGTTATCCATCAGAATGAGACTCTGAAATATTAATGAACAgatccaacacacacagacacagatctTCATTCGTTTCTGTGTGATTTTGGATGAGTAATGCATAGGATAACAAATAGCCACATAGCGATCAATAGATATGATCACCATGGTTCCTATGGATGCAGAGGTGATGATATATGCTAAATACTGATATAGAGTACACATGATATCACCGAGGAACCAGCAGCCG contains:
- the LOC142396272 gene encoding trace amine-associated receptor 13c-like, producing the protein MEETELCFPQLFNTSCRRLQRPHFEVMLTYIILSSISVLTVILNLLVIISISHFRQLHTPTNLLLLSLAVSDFFVGLFLVFQIMLIDGCWFLGDIMCTLYQYLAYIITSASIGTMVIISIDRYVAICYPMHYSSKITQKRMKICVCVCWICSLIFQSLILMDNLKQPGRYNSCFGECAFVINYIAGYADLTFSFIFPIAVIIVLYIRVFVVAVSQARAMRSHITATNLKHSVTAKRSELKAARTLGVVVVVFLLCMCPFYCVALSGQDSSLSASSATFVICLVYFNSCLNPIIYVFFYPWFRKSIKLIVTLQILKPDSCDINMM